The Rhodococcus sp. X156 genome window below encodes:
- a CDS encoding nicotinate phosphoribosyltransferase: MNTGTLTATEQAPVAQAEVTQAPSTALLTDQYELTMLQAAIADGVAEHRAVFELFARRLPTGRRYGVVAGLGRFLDALAHFRFTDAQVDKLAARGVVDDATADYLRAYRFSGNIDAYQEGEVYFPHSPVLTIEGTFGECVLLETLALSILNHDSAIASAAARMVHAAGGRTLIEMGSRRTGEQAAVAAARAAYLTGFTATSNLQAGDVYGVPTTGTAAHAFTLAHRDERAAFASQVAALGTATTLLVDTYDIPTGIRTAVEVAGTDLGGVRLDSGDPRVEVPAARELLDALGAVNTRIVVSSDLDEHTIAELAEVPVDGYGVGTRLVTGSGAPTAEMVFKLVAIADEPGLDTALRPVAKRSSSKASVGGRKRARRILDDDGVAVAEHVTTRYLISDVTAAVPTGRALQVPVVRDGVRVHNPSIDDIRAHHRGAMAELTTDDLDLAPGAPRLIGGEQ, encoded by the coding sequence ATGAACACAGGCACGCTGACCGCCACCGAGCAGGCCCCTGTCGCCCAGGCCGAGGTCACCCAGGCCCCGTCCACCGCACTGCTGACCGACCAGTACGAGCTGACGATGCTGCAGGCCGCCATCGCCGACGGCGTCGCCGAGCACCGCGCGGTCTTCGAGCTCTTCGCCCGCCGGCTGCCCACCGGGCGCCGCTACGGCGTCGTCGCGGGACTGGGCCGCTTCCTCGACGCCCTGGCGCACTTCCGCTTCACCGACGCCCAGGTGGACAAGCTGGCGGCGCGGGGCGTGGTCGACGACGCCACTGCGGACTACCTGCGCGCCTACCGCTTCAGCGGCAACATCGACGCCTACCAGGAGGGCGAGGTGTACTTCCCTCACTCGCCGGTGCTGACCATCGAGGGCACCTTCGGCGAGTGCGTGCTGCTGGAGACCCTGGCCCTGTCGATCCTCAACCACGACAGCGCGATCGCCTCCGCCGCTGCCCGCATGGTGCACGCCGCCGGTGGACGCACCCTGATCGAGATGGGCTCGCGCCGCACCGGGGAGCAGGCCGCGGTCGCCGCCGCCCGCGCCGCCTACCTCACCGGCTTCACCGCCACCTCCAACCTGCAGGCCGGCGACGTCTACGGCGTGCCCACCACCGGCACGGCCGCGCACGCCTTCACCCTGGCCCACCGCGACGAGCGGGCGGCGTTCGCCAGCCAGGTCGCCGCCCTGGGCACTGCCACCACGCTGCTGGTGGACACCTACGACATCCCCACCGGCATACGCACCGCTGTGGAGGTCGCCGGCACCGACCTCGGCGGGGTGCGCCTGGACTCCGGGGACCCGCGGGTGGAGGTGCCCGCAGCCCGAGAGCTGCTGGACGCCCTCGGTGCGGTGAACACCCGCATCGTGGTCAGCTCCGACCTGGACGAGCACACCATCGCCGAGCTGGCCGAGGTCCCGGTCGACGGCTACGGCGTCGGCACCCGCCTGGTCACCGGCTCGGGTGCACCGACGGCGGAGATGGTGTTCAAGCTGGTCGCGATCGCCGACGAGCCGGGCCTGGACACGGCGCTGCGCCCGGTGGCCAAGCGCAGCAGCAGCAAGGCCAGCGTCGGCGGCCGCAAGCGGGCCCGCCGCATCCTCGACGACGACGGCGTCGCCGTGGCTGAGCACGTCACCACCCGCTACCTGATCAGCGACGTCACCGCCGCGGTGCCGACCGGTCGCGCCCTGCAGGTCCCCGTCGTGCGCGACGGGGTCCGGGTGCACAACCCCAGCATCGACGACATCCGCGCCCACCACCGCGGGGCGATGGCCGAGCTCACCACCGACGACCTGGACCTGGCTCCCGGCGCGCCCCGACTGATCGGCGGCGAGCAGTGA
- a CDS encoding basic amino acid/polyamine antiporter — protein sequence MASTETTVARTPTLSMLTLTALVVGSMVGAGVFSLPGRFASETGVAGALIVWGIAGSGTLMLALVFQNLAMRKPELDAGVYAYAKAGFGEYLGFFSAFGYWASACVGNVTYWVLMTSTAGAVFPGLGSGDTPLAVAVSSAGVWVFYLLVRRGVREAAAINRAVTVAKLVPIVVFVLLALFVLDPQVFVDNWSGSGGLGTLPEQVRATMLVTVFVFLGVEGASVYSRHARRRKDVGRATVLGFLVVLSIFASVTIVSYGVLPAAEIAALRQPTMAGILEEATGEWGAVFISVGLLVAVLGAYLAWTLMAAEVLYVAAADHDMPRFLGRANTAGVPGPALLMSTLLAQVVLLLTMFSEDAFTFALNLTSALVLVPLLLAAAYALKLAVTRETYTERPQGHAREYAVSALATLYVTFLLSAAGVDLLLLSFIVYACSTLLFVMVRREQGRRVFAPRELVIFGISLLGAAAGVAGLVMGWIDL from the coding sequence ATGGCATCGACGGAGACGACGGTCGCGCGCACCCCCACGCTGTCGATGCTGACGCTGACGGCACTGGTCGTCGGGTCCATGGTCGGGGCGGGGGTGTTCTCCCTGCCCGGTCGCTTCGCCTCCGAGACGGGGGTGGCCGGTGCGTTGATCGTGTGGGGCATCGCCGGCTCCGGGACGCTCATGCTCGCGCTGGTCTTCCAGAACCTGGCGATGCGCAAGCCGGAGCTCGATGCCGGGGTGTACGCCTACGCGAAGGCCGGCTTCGGCGAGTACCTGGGCTTCTTCTCCGCGTTCGGCTACTGGGCCAGTGCGTGCGTGGGCAACGTGACCTACTGGGTGCTCATGACGTCCACCGCGGGGGCGGTCTTCCCGGGCCTCGGGTCCGGCGACACGCCCCTGGCGGTGGCGGTCAGCTCCGCCGGCGTGTGGGTGTTCTACCTGCTGGTGCGGCGCGGTGTCCGGGAGGCTGCGGCCATCAACCGCGCGGTGACCGTGGCCAAGCTGGTCCCGATCGTGGTCTTCGTCCTGCTGGCCCTGTTCGTGCTGGACCCCCAGGTGTTCGTCGACAACTGGTCCGGGTCGGGCGGGCTGGGCACGCTCCCGGAGCAGGTCCGCGCCACCATGCTGGTCACGGTGTTCGTCTTCCTCGGGGTGGAGGGGGCCAGCGTCTACTCCCGCCACGCCCGCCGCCGCAAGGACGTCGGACGCGCCACCGTGCTGGGGTTCCTGGTGGTGCTGTCGATCTTCGCCTCGGTCACCATCGTCTCCTACGGGGTCCTGCCCGCCGCGGAGATCGCCGCCCTGCGGCAGCCGACGATGGCGGGCATCCTCGAGGAGGCGACCGGCGAGTGGGGCGCCGTGTTCATCAGCGTGGGCCTGCTCGTCGCCGTCCTGGGCGCCTACCTCGCCTGGACGCTGATGGCGGCGGAGGTCCTCTACGTGGCCGCGGCCGACCACGACATGCCCCGCTTCCTGGGGCGGGCGAACACCGCGGGCGTGCCCGGTCCGGCACTGCTGATGTCCACCCTCCTCGCCCAGGTGGTGCTGCTCCTCACGATGTTCTCCGAGGACGCCTTCACCTTCGCCCTCAACCTCACCAGCGCCCTGGTCCTCGTCCCGCTCCTGCTCGCGGCCGCCTACGCGCTCAAGCTCGCCGTCACCCGGGAGACCTACACGGAGCGACCCCAGGGTCACGCCCGCGAGTACGCCGTGTCGGCGCTCGCCACGCTGTACGTCACGTTCCTGCTCTCGGCGGCCGGCGTGGACCTCCTGCTGCTCTCCTTCATCGTCTACGCGTGCTCCACGCTGCTGTTCGTGATGGTGCGCCGCGAACAGGGCCGCAGGGTGTTCGCGCCCCGCGAGCTGGTCATCTTCGGCATCTCGCTGCTCGGTGCCGCCGCCGGCGTCGCGGGACTGGTGATGGGCTGGATCGACCTCTGA
- a CDS encoding excinuclease ABC subunit UvrA, with the protein MNLPTPDTHVADTHDVIRVHGARENNLKNVDVEIPKRRLTVFTGVSGSGKSSLVFHTIAAESQRMINETYSSFVQGFMPTLARPDVDLLDGLTTAIIVDQQRMGADPRSTVGTATDANAMLRILFSRLGQPHIGSAQAYSFNVASLSGAGAVTVERGGKQTKERRSFSITGGMCPRCEGRGSVTDVNLSALYDDSLSLNEGALTIPGYSMDGWYGRIFRGCGWFDPDKPIRDYTTKELDALLHKEATKIKVEGINLTYLGLIPQIQKSMLAKDVDSMQPHIRAFVERAITFTTCPDCDGTRLNEGARSSTINGKSIADLCAMQISDLAAWVGALDEPSVAPLLTGLRHLLSSFDEIGLGYLSLDRPSGTLSGGEAQRTKMIRHLGSSLTDVTYVFDEPTTGLHPHDIERMNNLLLRLRDKGNTVLVVEHKPETIVIADHVVDLGPGAGTAGGSVCFEGTVEQLRSSATTTGRHLDDRVSLKQEVRSPTGAASIRGASAHNLRDVDVDVPLGVLVVVTGVAGSGKSSLIHGSLAAREGVVAVDQGAIRGSRRSNPATYTGLLDPIRKAFAKANGVKPALFSANSEGACPTCNGAGVIYTDLAMMAGVATTCESCEGKRFQADVLEHHLGERDISEVLAMPVAEAEELFSTDGAASVPAAHRILVRLRDVGLGYLTLGQPLTTLSGGERQRLKLATHLSEKGGVYILDEPTAGLHLADVDQLLGLLDRLVDSGKSVIVIEHHQAVMAHADWIIDLGPGAGHDGGRVVFEGTPADLVAARSTRTGEHLAAYVSG; encoded by the coding sequence ATGAACCTCCCCACCCCCGACACGCACGTGGCCGACACCCACGACGTGATCCGGGTGCACGGTGCCCGGGAGAACAACCTCAAGAACGTCGACGTCGAGATCCCCAAGCGCCGGCTCACGGTGTTCACCGGCGTCTCCGGCTCGGGCAAGAGCTCGTTGGTGTTCCACACCATCGCCGCAGAGTCGCAGCGGATGATCAACGAGACCTACAGCTCCTTCGTGCAAGGCTTCATGCCCACGCTGGCCCGGCCCGACGTGGACCTGCTGGATGGGCTGACCACCGCGATCATCGTGGACCAGCAGCGCATGGGAGCTGACCCCCGCTCCACGGTGGGCACCGCCACTGACGCCAACGCCATGCTCCGCATCCTCTTCAGCCGGCTCGGCCAGCCGCACATCGGCTCCGCCCAGGCGTACTCCTTCAACGTCGCCTCCCTCTCCGGTGCCGGCGCGGTGACCGTGGAGCGTGGCGGGAAGCAGACCAAGGAGCGGCGCAGCTTCAGCATTACCGGCGGCATGTGCCCGCGCTGCGAGGGCCGCGGCTCCGTCACCGACGTCAACCTCTCGGCGCTCTACGACGACAGCTTGTCGCTCAACGAGGGTGCTCTCACCATTCCCGGCTACAGCATGGACGGCTGGTACGGCCGCATCTTCCGCGGCTGCGGCTGGTTCGACCCGGACAAGCCGATCCGTGACTACACCACCAAGGAGCTCGACGCCCTCCTGCACAAGGAGGCCACCAAGATCAAGGTCGAGGGCATCAACCTGACCTACCTGGGCCTGATCCCGCAGATCCAGAAGTCCATGCTGGCCAAGGACGTCGACTCCATGCAGCCGCACATCCGCGCCTTCGTGGAGCGGGCCATCACCTTCACCACCTGCCCGGACTGCGACGGCACCCGGCTCAACGAGGGTGCCCGCTCGTCCACCATCAACGGCAAGAGCATCGCCGACCTGTGCGCGATGCAGATCAGCGACCTCGCCGCCTGGGTGGGGGCGCTGGACGAGCCGTCGGTGGCGCCGCTGCTCACCGGGCTGCGCCACCTGCTCAGCTCCTTCGACGAGATCGGGCTGGGCTACCTGTCCCTGGACCGGCCCTCGGGCACGCTCTCCGGCGGCGAGGCGCAGCGCACCAAGATGATCCGCCACCTCGGCTCCTCCCTCACCGACGTCACCTACGTCTTCGACGAGCCCACCACGGGCCTGCACCCGCACGACATCGAGCGCATGAACAACCTGCTGCTGCGCCTGCGGGACAAGGGCAACACGGTGCTCGTGGTGGAGCACAAGCCGGAGACCATCGTCATCGCCGACCACGTGGTCGACCTCGGCCCCGGTGCCGGCACGGCCGGCGGCAGCGTCTGCTTCGAGGGCACCGTCGAGCAGCTGCGCAGCAGCGCCACCACCACCGGCCGCCACCTCGACGACCGGGTGTCGCTGAAGCAGGAGGTGCGCTCCCCCACCGGTGCCGCGTCGATCCGAGGCGCGAGCGCGCACAACCTGCGCGACGTCGACGTCGACGTGCCCCTGGGCGTGCTGGTGGTGGTGACCGGGGTGGCCGGGTCGGGCAAGAGCTCGCTGATCCACGGCTCCCTGGCCGCCCGCGAGGGGGTGGTGGCGGTGGACCAGGGGGCCATTCGCGGCTCCCGCCGGAGCAACCCGGCCACCTACACCGGCCTGCTCGACCCCATCCGCAAGGCCTTCGCCAAGGCCAACGGCGTCAAGCCCGCCCTGTTCAGCGCCAACTCCGAGGGCGCCTGCCCCACCTGCAACGGGGCCGGCGTCATCTACACCGACCTGGCGATGATGGCCGGCGTGGCCACCACCTGCGAGAGCTGCGAGGGCAAGCGGTTCCAGGCCGACGTGCTGGAGCACCACCTGGGCGAGCGCGACATCAGCGAGGTGCTGGCCATGCCGGTGGCCGAGGCCGAGGAGCTCTTCAGCACGGACGGTGCCGCCAGCGTGCCTGCCGCCCACCGGATCCTGGTGCGCCTGCGGGACGTGGGGCTCGGCTACCTCACCCTGGGTCAGCCGCTGACCACGCTGTCCGGCGGCGAGCGGCAGCGGCTCAAGCTGGCCACCCACCTGTCCGAGAAGGGCGGGGTCTACATCCTGGACGAGCCGACCGCCGGCCTGCACCTCGCCGACGTGGACCAGCTGCTCGGTCTGCTCGACCGGCTCGTGGACTCTGGCAAGTCGGTGATCGTCATCGAGCACCACCAGGCAGTGATGGCGCACGCCGACTGGATCATCGACCTCGGCCCGGGTGCCGGCCACGACGGCGGGCGGGTCGTCTTCGAGGGCACCCCGGCTGACCTGGTCGCCGCCCGCAGCACCCGCACCGGCGAGCACCTCGCCGCCTACGTCTCCGGCTGA
- a CDS encoding ATP-binding cassette domain-containing protein, producing the protein MTTDRKPPPASDELAIETHDLLKLFGTNRAVDGIDLAIPRGGVHGFLGPNGAGKTTTIRMLATLTRPDGGTARVLGRDVVAEATAVRSRVSLTGQFASVDEDLTGCENLRLIARLFGYSRAGAVRRANELLEAFGLGEAANRQVKKYSGGMRRRIDVAASIVVTPELLFLDEPTTGLDPRSRNEVWDIIRAMVDTGTTVLLTTQYLDEADQLADRISVIDHGTVIAEGTPGELKASVGSGSLQVRVLDRDDRPAARQVLERELGVAVREETDPTALGVQVDSTAPVPRALGALQEAGIELAQFALGQPTLDEVFLSLTGHAAVEAGNDDADQEDAA; encoded by the coding sequence ATGACGACTGACCGGAAACCACCGCCAGCCTCGGACGAGCTGGCCATCGAGACCCACGACCTGCTCAAGCTGTTCGGCACCAACCGTGCGGTCGACGGCATCGACCTGGCCATCCCGCGGGGCGGGGTGCACGGCTTCCTCGGGCCCAACGGCGCCGGCAAGACCACCACCATCCGGATGCTGGCCACCCTGACCCGGCCCGACGGCGGCACCGCCCGGGTGCTCGGGCGCGACGTGGTCGCCGAGGCCACCGCGGTGCGCAGCCGGGTGAGCCTCACCGGGCAGTTCGCGTCGGTGGACGAGGACCTCACCGGCTGCGAGAACCTGCGGCTCATCGCGCGGCTGTTCGGTTACTCCCGGGCGGGCGCGGTTCGGCGGGCCAACGAGCTGCTCGAGGCGTTCGGCCTCGGCGAGGCAGCCAACCGGCAGGTGAAGAAGTACTCCGGCGGCATGCGGCGACGGATCGACGTGGCGGCCAGCATCGTGGTCACTCCGGAGCTGCTGTTCCTGGACGAGCCGACCACCGGTCTCGACCCGCGCAGCCGCAACGAGGTGTGGGACATCATCCGGGCGATGGTGGACACCGGCACCACGGTGCTGCTGACCACGCAGTACCTGGACGAGGCCGACCAGCTCGCCGACCGCATCAGCGTCATCGACCACGGCACGGTGATCGCCGAGGGCACGCCGGGTGAGCTCAAGGCCTCCGTGGGGTCCGGCTCGCTGCAGGTTCGCGTGCTCGACCGTGACGACCGTCCCGCCGCCCGGCAGGTGCTCGAGCGCGAGCTGGGCGTGGCGGTGCGGGAGGAGACCGACCCCACTGCGCTCGGGGTGCAGGTGGACAGCACCGCGCCGGTGCCGCGGGCGCTCGGTGCCCTGCAGGAGGCGGGCATCGAGCTCGCCCAGTTCGCGCTGGGCCAACCCACCCTCGACGAGGTGTTCCTGTCGCTCACCGGCCACGCCGCCGTCGAGGCAGGCAACGACGACGCCGACCAGGAGGACGCGGCATGA
- a CDS encoding ABC transporter permease yields the protein MTIQAGTTAHGDPAQDPAQQPQRSTIVAALASSERPTPPGPLATSLTFGWRALLKIKHIPEQLFDVTAFPIMFTLLFTFLFGGALAGSTEDYIQFLLPGILVQGVIMITMYTGSTLRTDIDRGVFDRFRSLPIWRPSALVGMLLGDAVRFTISCVVTITLGLILGWRPDSAVGVVLGVLLILVFAFGLSWVWTFLGLLLRTPGAVMGVSMFVITPLTFGSNIFVDPATMPGWLQAFVDVNPVTHLVTAVRALMGGTPVGSSVFWTLFAAAVWTAFFGSLTMWRYRDAS from the coding sequence ATGACCATCCAGGCGGGCACCACCGCACACGGAGATCCCGCGCAGGACCCAGCGCAGCAGCCGCAGAGGTCCACCATCGTCGCGGCGCTGGCCAGCAGCGAGCGGCCCACTCCCCCCGGGCCGCTGGCCACCTCGCTCACCTTCGGCTGGCGGGCGCTGCTCAAGATCAAGCACATCCCCGAGCAGCTCTTCGACGTGACCGCGTTCCCCATCATGTTCACGCTGCTGTTCACGTTCCTCTTCGGTGGCGCGCTGGCCGGCAGCACCGAGGACTACATCCAGTTCCTGCTGCCCGGCATCCTGGTGCAGGGCGTCATCATGATCACGATGTACACCGGCAGCACCCTGCGCACCGACATCGACCGGGGGGTCTTCGACCGTTTCCGGTCGCTGCCCATCTGGCGGCCCTCGGCACTGGTCGGGATGCTGCTGGGGGACGCGGTGCGCTTCACCATCTCCTGCGTGGTCACCATCACGCTGGGTCTCATCCTCGGGTGGCGCCCGGACAGCGCCGTCGGCGTGGTGCTCGGCGTGCTGCTGATCCTGGTGTTCGCCTTCGGCCTCAGCTGGGTCTGGACGTTCCTGGGCCTGCTGCTGCGCACGCCGGGGGCGGTGATGGGCGTGAGCATGTTCGTCATCACTCCGCTCACCTTCGGCAGCAACATCTTCGTCGACCCTGCCACCATGCCGGGCTGGCTGCAGGCCTTTGTGGACGTCAACCCGGTGACGCACCTGGTCACCGCCGTGCGCGCGCTGATGGGCGGCACGCCGGTGGGCTCCAGCGTGTTCTGGACGCTGTTCGCGGCTGCGGTGTGGACGGCGTTCTTCGGCTCGCTGACCATGTGGCGCTACCGCGACGCCAGCTAG